A genomic window from Caballeronia sp. SBC1 includes:
- the bcsA gene encoding UDP-forming cellulose synthase catalytic subunit: protein MAHQRGRFQAALAKERRMSKPRAQALSEADEVASRLEGFVDSRIWSSRIFTTILTLFALSTMYFVWTVPLEFTQQLIFACCCFAFALAFRRLRGQYATLVMIMLSVAVTGRYMYWRLTETTYWERPLDAAWGLLLVAAEVYSAIVLMLGYFQTAWPLQRKPMPLPENRDEWPTVDVFIPTYNEPLGVVKPTIYAALAIDYPADKISIHVLDDGRRPEFKAFCEEVGVTWTIRTHNRHAKAGNINEALKITKGEFLAIFDCDHIPTRSFLQIGLGWFLRDKKLSMLQTPHHFFSPDPFERNLGTFRKVPNEGELFYGLVQDGNDLWNATFFCGSCALLRRTMVEEIGGIAVETVTEDAHTALKLHRLGYTTAYLAIPQAAGLATESLSGHIGQRIRWARGMTQIFRIDNPLTGKGLKIGQRLCYLNGMMHFFYGIPRLVFLTAPLSYLFFGAHVIHAAAGTIAIFALPHMMHASITNSRMQRSFRHSFWAEVYESVLASYITAPTLLALINPKLGKFNVTAKGGQISKDYFDYAISRPYLFLLVLNLLGFIAGLVNIYLHWDVSSEVNTVLLNLAWTTYNMLILGASVAAASERRQVRTTHRVEMKMPVMLKFSTGRTLACETMDYSEGGVGVKLPGDLEVPLHEKVTVSLFRGDEEYAFPATVGFTAVGRVGLRFSALTREQEFEFVKTTFARADAWTNWSEGRTPDAPLRGLRHVLVVGMGGIGALFDHLFTDAKNWLTTRSPDVKKLKTKD from the coding sequence ATGGCTCACCAGCGCGGTCGATTCCAAGCAGCTCTCGCCAAGGAACGTCGCATGAGCAAGCCACGCGCACAGGCATTGTCCGAAGCCGACGAAGTTGCGTCGCGGCTGGAAGGTTTTGTCGATTCAAGGATCTGGAGCAGCCGGATTTTTACGACGATCCTCACGCTGTTCGCCCTCTCGACAATGTATTTCGTCTGGACCGTACCGCTCGAGTTCACCCAGCAACTGATTTTCGCGTGCTGCTGCTTCGCTTTCGCACTCGCGTTCCGGCGGCTGCGCGGCCAGTACGCGACGCTCGTCATGATCATGTTGTCTGTCGCGGTCACCGGCCGCTACATGTACTGGCGGCTGACCGAGACAACTTACTGGGAACGTCCGCTCGACGCCGCCTGGGGTTTGCTGCTGGTCGCAGCCGAGGTCTACTCGGCTATCGTCCTGATGCTCGGTTATTTCCAGACCGCATGGCCGCTGCAGAGAAAGCCTATGCCGTTGCCGGAAAACCGCGATGAATGGCCGACCGTCGACGTTTTCATCCCGACGTACAACGAGCCGCTCGGCGTGGTGAAGCCGACTATCTATGCGGCGCTTGCGATCGATTATCCGGCGGACAAGATCTCCATTCACGTTCTCGATGACGGCCGTCGTCCGGAGTTCAAGGCGTTCTGCGAAGAGGTCGGCGTTACCTGGACGATCCGCACGCACAACCGGCATGCGAAGGCCGGCAATATCAACGAAGCGCTGAAAATCACGAAGGGCGAGTTCCTCGCCATCTTCGATTGCGATCACATTCCCACGCGCTCGTTCCTGCAGATCGGCCTTGGCTGGTTCCTGCGCGACAAGAAGCTGTCGATGCTGCAAACGCCGCACCACTTCTTCTCGCCCGATCCGTTCGAACGCAACCTGGGCACGTTCCGCAAGGTGCCTAACGAAGGCGAGCTGTTCTATGGCCTCGTGCAGGACGGCAACGACCTCTGGAACGCGACCTTCTTCTGCGGCTCGTGCGCGCTGCTGCGCCGGACAATGGTGGAAGAGATTGGCGGCATCGCGGTCGAGACGGTGACGGAAGACGCGCATACGGCGCTCAAGTTGCATCGGCTCGGCTATACGACCGCGTATCTCGCGATCCCGCAGGCGGCTGGCCTCGCCACCGAAAGTTTGTCCGGCCACATCGGCCAGCGGATTCGCTGGGCGCGCGGCATGACGCAGATTTTCCGGATCGATAACCCGCTCACCGGCAAGGGCCTGAAAATCGGTCAGCGGCTCTGTTACCTGAACGGGATGATGCACTTCTTCTACGGCATCCCGCGCCTTGTGTTCTTGACCGCGCCGCTGTCATATCTGTTTTTTGGCGCGCACGTGATCCACGCGGCGGCCGGCACGATCGCCATCTTCGCGCTGCCGCACATGATGCATGCGAGCATCACGAACTCGCGCATGCAGCGCTCGTTCCGGCATTCGTTCTGGGCTGAAGTGTATGAGTCCGTGCTGGCGTCGTACATCACCGCGCCTACTCTCCTCGCACTGATCAACCCGAAACTCGGCAAGTTCAACGTAACGGCGAAGGGCGGCCAGATCTCGAAGGATTATTTCGACTACGCCATCTCGCGCCCGTATCTGTTCCTGCTGGTGCTGAACCTCCTCGGGTTTATCGCGGGACTCGTGAACATCTACCTGCACTGGGATGTCAGCAGCGAAGTGAACACGGTCTTGCTGAACCTCGCGTGGACCACCTACAACATGCTGATCCTCGGTGCGAGCGTGGCGGCTGCAAGCGAACGCCGGCAAGTGCGCACGACACATCGGGTAGAAATGAAAATGCCCGTGATGCTCAAGTTCTCGACCGGCCGCACCCTCGCCTGCGAAACCATGGACTACTCGGAAGGCGGCGTGGGCGTGAAGCTGCCAGGCGACCTGGAAGTGCCGCTGCACGAGAAAGTCACCGTCTCGCTATTTCGTGGCGATGAAGAATACGCGTTCCCGGCGACCGTCGGTTTTACCGCCGTCGGGCGTGTGGGTCTGCGTTTTTCGGCACTCACGCGTGAGCAGGAATTCGAGTTCGTGAAGACCACCTTCGCCCGCGCCGACGCCTGGACCAACTGGTCTGAAGGACGCACGCCGGACGCGCCGCTACGCGGCTTGCGGCATGTGCTGGTGGTAGGCATGGGCGGTATCGGCGCGTTGTTCGACCACCTTTTCACCGACGCGAAGAACTGGCTCACGACCCGTTCACCCGACGTTAAAAAACTGAAGACGAAAGACTGA
- the bcsB gene encoding cellulose biosynthesis cyclic di-GMP-binding regulatory protein BcsB produces MGKGISMLRPDNEQGEPDMTVFTPFSSRPIPRALMRSLACWLALQTALAVPLASLASAAANATVNTSTSATATGVGAVPPPGPAMPFNRATIEQPQLAVPVPAFAQAASGPLGASAVPAAHTLVSRTPTTAEPGTLVPGGRRQTLTFSDLGALDPLQLRGTDGQNGVPFSVRSDEVVTSAVLHLIYSYSPSLLPSISQLKVLVNGEVAATLPVPREQAGILVARDVSIDPRFITEFNHLNVQLIGHYTQQCEDPSNSTLWATVSNASSLDLTYASLESKPDLASLPAPFFDRRDVRRLELPFVFAEKPSAATLEAAGAVASWFGSLSGYRGAVFPAQIDNVPLSGNAVVFATSDQHPAGVKIPEITGPTIAVMDRDTPSRGRLLLVMGRNDAELKTAAKALGIGQNTLSGTTATITQLNDFAPRKPYDAPNWLPTDRPVRFGELAEARDLSVTGYNADAVRVNMRVPPDLFMWQTKGVPIDLGYRYTVRPALDRSTLNINVNDGFVQSLRIPAVATSTFDLGRYFNQVMPDKTAAARHEIYVPPLLLTPRSQLRLHFYYDYPKTGECQGRVLDNVVGSIDPNSTIDLSGFPHYMALPDLAAFANGGFPFTRMADLSETAVIMPNDANSADFSLYLLEMGRMGASTGYPVTGVTVAQADQVDNLADKDLLILGSPGRQPLLQRWAKQMPFSGDGESRNFELSDVAFKVVDWWHGPHGVERLPARADLSLVSASGDALITGFESPLKSNRSAVALISAPGQSNADLSAALLDNDVLPEIQGAMAVIHGRDVTVTSNGEAYYVGRLSPFEYMRWALSSHPLLLVLGGLLAAIIIAALFYRSLRAIAARRLRD; encoded by the coding sequence ATGGGTAAGGGAATTTCGATGCTGCGCCCGGACAATGAACAAGGCGAACCGGACATGACGGTTTTCACCCCGTTCAGCTCCCGTCCCATTCCCCGCGCCCTGATGCGCAGCCTCGCTTGCTGGCTTGCATTGCAAACGGCACTGGCTGTGCCGCTGGCGTCGCTGGCAAGCGCTGCGGCGAATGCCACGGTGAATACGTCGACGAGCGCAACCGCTACCGGTGTGGGCGCCGTGCCGCCTCCCGGCCCCGCCATGCCGTTCAACCGGGCAACCATCGAGCAACCGCAGCTCGCTGTGCCCGTGCCGGCGTTCGCACAGGCGGCCTCGGGACCGTTGGGCGCGTCGGCCGTGCCTGCCGCGCACACGCTTGTGTCCAGGACGCCGACCACGGCTGAGCCTGGCACGCTGGTGCCGGGCGGCCGCCGCCAGACGCTCACATTCTCTGACCTCGGCGCGCTCGATCCGCTGCAACTGCGTGGCACGGACGGCCAGAACGGCGTGCCGTTCTCGGTACGCAGCGACGAAGTCGTGACCAGCGCGGTGCTGCACCTGATCTACAGCTATTCGCCTTCGCTGCTGCCGTCGATCTCGCAACTCAAGGTGCTGGTCAACGGCGAAGTCGCTGCCACGCTGCCCGTGCCGCGCGAGCAGGCCGGCATCCTGGTTGCGCGCGATGTGTCCATCGATCCGCGCTTCATCACGGAATTCAATCACCTGAACGTGCAGTTGATCGGCCACTACACGCAGCAGTGCGAGGACCCGTCGAACTCCACGCTATGGGCGACCGTCAGCAACGCAAGCTCGCTCGATCTCACGTATGCATCGCTTGAAAGCAAGCCCGACCTCGCCTCGTTGCCCGCGCCTTTCTTCGATCGCCGCGATGTTCGCCGCCTCGAACTGCCGTTCGTGTTCGCCGAAAAACCCAGCGCGGCCACACTCGAAGCAGCGGGCGCGGTGGCGTCGTGGTTTGGCTCGCTTAGCGGGTATCGTGGCGCTGTGTTTCCGGCGCAGATCGACAACGTGCCGCTGTCCGGCAACGCCGTGGTGTTCGCCACCAGCGACCAGCACCCGGCCGGCGTGAAGATTCCCGAGATAACCGGCCCGACCATCGCGGTGATGGATCGAGACACTCCGTCGCGCGGCCGCTTGCTGCTCGTGATGGGCCGCAACGACGCCGAGCTGAAGACCGCCGCGAAGGCGCTCGGCATTGGCCAGAACACGTTGTCCGGCACGACCGCCACAATCACGCAACTGAACGACTTCGCGCCGCGCAAACCCTACGATGCGCCGAACTGGCTGCCGACCGACCGGCCGGTGCGTTTCGGCGAACTGGCGGAAGCGCGTGACCTCTCGGTGACGGGTTATAACGCCGACGCCGTGCGCGTGAACATGCGTGTGCCGCCCGACCTCTTCATGTGGCAAACGAAGGGCGTGCCTATTGATCTGGGTTATCGCTACACGGTGCGTCCCGCGCTCGACCGGTCCACGCTGAACATCAATGTGAACGATGGTTTTGTGCAGTCGCTGCGGATTCCTGCGGTCGCCACGTCCACCTTTGATCTCGGCCGCTACTTCAATCAGGTGATGCCCGACAAGACGGCCGCTGCGCGTCACGAGATCTATGTGCCGCCACTGCTGCTCACGCCGCGCTCGCAGTTACGGCTGCACTTCTACTACGACTACCCGAAGACCGGCGAATGCCAGGGCCGCGTGCTGGATAACGTGGTGGGTTCCATCGATCCGAATTCGACTATCGACCTGTCGGGCTTCCCGCACTACATGGCGCTGCCCGATCTCGCGGCATTTGCCAATGGCGGCTTCCCGTTCACGCGCATGGCCGACCTGTCCGAGACGGCGGTGATCATGCCGAATGATGCCAACTCCGCCGACTTCAGCCTGTACTTGCTGGAGATGGGACGCATGGGGGCATCGACGGGTTATCCGGTCACTGGCGTGACTGTCGCCCAAGCCGATCAGGTCGACAATCTCGCCGATAAAGACCTCCTGATCCTCGGCTCCCCCGGCCGCCAGCCGCTGCTGCAGCGCTGGGCGAAGCAGATGCCGTTCTCGGGTGACGGCGAGTCGCGCAACTTCGAACTCTCCGACGTCGCGTTCAAGGTCGTCGACTGGTGGCACGGCCCGCATGGTGTGGAGCGCCTGCCGGCGCGCGCCGACCTGTCGCTTGTCAGCGCCAGCGGCGACGCGCTCATCACCGGCTTCGAATCTCCCCTGAAAAGCAATCGTAGCGCGGTGGCGCTGATCAGCGCGCCCGGACAGTCCAATGCCGACCTGTCCGCCGCCTTGCTCGACAACGACGTGCTGCCCGAGATCCAGGGCGCCATGGCGGTGATTCACGGACGCGACGTGACGGTGACATCGAATGGCGAGGCGTATTACGTCGGCCGCCTGTCGCCGTTCGAATACATGCGCTGGGCGTTGTCGTCGCATCCGCTCTTGCTGGTGCTCGGCGGCTTGCTCGCGGCCATCATCATCGCGGCATTGTTTTACCGGTCGCTGCGCGCCATTGCCGCGCGCCGTTTGAGGGATTGA